The Vibrio astriarenae genome contains a region encoding:
- the cgtA gene encoding Obg family GTPase CgtA, producing the protein MKFVDEAVVKIQAGDGGNGVVSFWREKFVAKGGPDGGDGGDGGDVYIQADENLNTLIDYRFQRFYEAERGENGRGGNCTGKRGKDKVLRVPVGTRAVDIHTNEIVGEVAEHGKKVMVGKGGWHGLGNTRFKSSVNRAPRQKTLGTKGEIRELRLELLLLADVGMLGLPNAGKSTFIRAVSAAKPKVADYPFTTLIPSLGVVSVVPEKSFVVADIPGLIEGAADGAGLGIRFLKHLERCRVLLHMIDIMPIDQSDPVQNALTIIDELEQYSEKLAGKPRWLVFNKADLMPEEEANEKIQEILDALGWEDEYFKISAINKQGTKELCYKLADFMEALPREEEEISEEEKVNFMWDDYHKDAMAGSDVVSEDDDWDEWDDDEDDGHVIWVRE; encoded by the coding sequence ATGAAATTCGTTGATGAAGCGGTAGTAAAAATCCAGGCCGGTGACGGTGGTAATGGTGTAGTGAGTTTCTGGCGTGAGAAATTCGTTGCGAAAGGTGGCCCTGATGGGGGCGACGGTGGTGACGGCGGTGATGTTTACATCCAAGCCGACGAAAACCTAAATACCCTGATTGATTACCGCTTCCAACGCTTCTATGAAGCGGAACGTGGTGAAAACGGTCGTGGTGGTAACTGTACGGGTAAACGTGGTAAAGACAAAGTACTGCGCGTGCCTGTTGGTACTCGCGCTGTCGACATCCACACAAATGAAATTGTTGGCGAAGTGGCAGAGCACGGCAAGAAAGTGATGGTCGGTAAAGGCGGCTGGCACGGTCTTGGTAACACGCGCTTTAAATCTTCTGTAAACCGCGCACCTCGTCAAAAGACGTTGGGTACGAAAGGTGAAATTCGCGAATTGCGTCTTGAGCTACTGCTGTTGGCCGATGTCGGTATGTTAGGTTTGCCAAATGCTGGTAAATCAACCTTTATCCGCGCAGTTTCAGCGGCGAAGCCAAAAGTCGCCGACTACCCATTTACTACGTTGATCCCAAGTCTGGGTGTAGTGAGTGTGGTACCAGAGAAGAGCTTTGTTGTCGCCGATATTCCGGGTCTTATTGAAGGAGCTGCTGATGGTGCCGGTCTGGGTATTCGCTTTTTGAAACACCTAGAGCGCTGTCGTGTTCTTCTACATATGATCGATATTATGCCGATTGATCAATCTGATCCGGTGCAGAATGCGCTAACGATCATTGATGAGCTAGAGCAGTACAGCGAGAAACTTGCCGGTAAACCGCGTTGGCTCGTCTTCAACAAAGCGGACTTGATGCCAGAAGAAGAGGCGAACGAGAAGATCCAAGAAATTCTCGATGCGCTTGGCTGGGAAGACGAGTACTTCAAGATCTCAGCGATCAACAAGCAAGGCACAAAAGAGCTATGTTACAAACTCGCTGACTTTATGGAAGCTCTACCGCGTGAAGAAGAAGAGATCTCTGAGGAAGAGAAAGTGAACTTCATGTGGGATGACTACCACAAAGATGCGATGGCAGGTAGCGACGTTGTCTCTGAAGACGATGATTGGGATGAGTGGGACGACGATGAAGATGACGGTCACGTTATCTGGGTTCGTGAATAA
- the ispB gene encoding octaprenyl diphosphate synthase, with protein MDFKAIQALTADDMAKVNETIQAQLNSDVSLINQLGFYIVSSGGKRIRPLLAVLSARALGYQGSGHTLAAAFVEFIHTATLLHDDVVDESDLRRGKATANAAFGNAASVLVGDYIYTRSFQMMTELGSMKILKLMSDAVNVIAEGEVQQLMNCNDPDTTEESYMQVIYSKTARLFEAATQIGAILNDSPSEVEVALQNYGKYLGTAFQLIDDVMDYTSDGDAMGKNVGDDLAEGKPTLPLLYAMKHGNEQQATMIREAIEKSNGMERLNDILLAMEETGSLEYTRQKALTEADKAIAELEILPDSEYKQALIHIAHLAVHRNS; from the coding sequence ATGGATTTTAAAGCCATCCAAGCCCTTACTGCCGATGACATGGCAAAAGTGAACGAAACCATCCAAGCTCAGCTCAACTCTGATGTTTCTCTCATCAACCAACTGGGTTTCTATATCGTAAGTAGTGGCGGTAAACGTATTCGCCCTCTTCTTGCCGTATTGTCAGCGCGTGCACTTGGATACCAAGGAAGTGGCCATACCCTCGCAGCAGCCTTCGTTGAGTTCATTCACACGGCCACTCTGTTACACGATGACGTTGTGGACGAATCTGACCTACGACGTGGCAAAGCCACCGCTAATGCCGCTTTCGGTAACGCGGCAAGCGTATTAGTCGGTGATTACATCTACACTCGCTCATTCCAGATGATGACTGAGCTAGGATCAATGAAGATCCTCAAGCTAATGAGTGATGCAGTCAATGTGATCGCTGAAGGTGAAGTACAACAGTTAATGAACTGCAATGATCCTGACACGACTGAAGAGAGTTACATGCAGGTCATCTACTCCAAGACTGCTCGCCTTTTTGAAGCCGCAACCCAAATCGGCGCCATCTTGAATGACTCTCCTAGTGAAGTCGAAGTGGCTCTGCAGAATTACGGTAAATACCTAGGCACTGCGTTCCAGCTTATTGATGATGTCATGGACTACACATCTGATGGTGATGCTATGGGCAAAAACGTTGGCGACGACCTTGCTGAAGGCAAACCCACTCTGCCTCTCCTTTATGCAATGAAGCATGGTAACGAGCAACAGGCTACGATGATTCGTGAAGCAATAGAAAAATCGAACGGAATGGAACGTCTTAACGATATTCTGCTGGCAATGGAAGAAACTGGGTCACTTGAGTACACACGTCAAAAGGCGTTAACAGAAGCTGACAAAGCGATTGCTGAGCTGGAGATCTTACCTGATTCAGAGTACAAGCAGGCGTTGATACATATCGCTCACCTTGCGGTACATCGAAATTCATAG
- the mdh gene encoding malate dehydrogenase has protein sequence MKVAVIGAAGGIGQALALLLKNRLPAGSDLALYDIAPVTPGVAADLSHIPTPVSIKGYAGEDPTPALDGADVVLISAGVARKPGMDRADLFNVNAGIVKSLAEKIAVVCPTACVGIITNPVNTTVPIAAEVLKKAGVYDKRKLFGVTTLDVIRSETFVAELKDKDPGDIRVPVIGGHSGVTILPLLSQVEGVEFTDEEVAALTKRIQNAGTEVVEAKAGGGSATLSMGQAACRFGLALVKALQGQEGVVECAYVEGAGEHAPYFAQPVKLGKEGVEEVLGYGALSDYEAAALDGMLETLNGDIQVGVDFVK, from the coding sequence ATGAAAGTAGCCGTAATTGGTGCCGCTGGCGGCATCGGCCAAGCCCTAGCCCTACTACTGAAAAACCGTCTGCCAGCAGGTTCTGATCTTGCTTTGTATGACATTGCTCCTGTTACCCCAGGTGTTGCAGCTGATCTTAGTCATATCCCTACGCCAGTTTCGATCAAAGGCTATGCGGGTGAAGATCCAACGCCAGCGCTTGATGGTGCTGACGTGGTGTTGATCTCTGCTGGTGTGGCGCGTAAGCCTGGTATGGATCGCGCCGATCTTTTCAATGTCAACGCAGGTATCGTGAAGTCACTGGCTGAGAAAATAGCCGTAGTTTGTCCAACAGCCTGTGTGGGAATTATTACCAACCCAGTGAATACCACTGTGCCAATTGCTGCTGAAGTATTAAAGAAAGCGGGTGTCTACGACAAGCGTAAGCTATTTGGCGTGACGACTCTAGATGTGATTCGTTCTGAAACCTTCGTCGCGGAATTGAAGGACAAAGATCCAGGTGACATCCGTGTTCCTGTGATTGGTGGTCACTCTGGTGTCACTATTCTACCTCTGCTTTCTCAAGTGGAAGGGGTCGAGTTTACAGACGAAGAAGTCGCGGCACTCACCAAACGTATCCAAAATGCAGGTACTGAGGTCGTTGAAGCTAAAGCCGGTGGCGGTTCAGCAACCTTGTCTATGGGCCAGGCGGCTTGCCGCTTTGGTCTAGCTCTCGTGAAGGCACTACAAGGTCAAGAGGGTGTGGTTGAGTGTGCTTATGTTGAAGGCGCAGGAGAGCATGCTCCGTACTTTGCACAGCCAGTTAAGTTGGGTAAAGAGGGTGTAGAAGAAGTGCTAGGCTACGGTGCACTAAGTGATTACGAGGCTGCTGCGCTTGATGGCATGCTAGAAACGCTTAATGGTGACATTCAAGTCGGTGTCGATTTTGTGAAATAG
- the argR gene encoding transcriptional regulator ArgR, translated as MRNSDKQDNLVRAFKALLKEERFGSQGDIVDALKHEGFENINQSKVSRMLTKFGAVRTRNAKMEMVYCLPAELGVPTVSSSLRELVLDIDRNNALVVIHTGPGAAQLIARLLDSLGKSEGILGVVAGDDTIFITPTLSVTTEQLFKSVCELFEYKG; from the coding sequence ATGCGAAATTCAGACAAACAAGACAATTTAGTTCGTGCGTTTAAAGCATTATTGAAAGAAGAAAGATTCGGCTCTCAAGGTGATATTGTTGATGCTCTCAAGCATGAAGGCTTTGAAAATATCAACCAATCAAAAGTCTCTCGAATGCTCACTAAATTTGGTGCCGTTCGTACTCGTAATGCGAAAATGGAGATGGTGTACTGCCTTCCTGCTGAGCTTGGTGTTCCAACCGTATCAAGTTCATTGCGTGAGTTAGTATTGGATATTGACCGTAACAATGCGTTAGTTGTTATTCATACTGGCCCAGGAGCTGCACAGCTAATCGCTCGCTTACTCGACTCTTTGGGCAAATCAGAGGGCATTCTTGGCGTTGTCGCCGGAGACGATACGATTTTCATTACACCAACCCTATCTGTAACCACAGAGCAACTGTTTAAATCTGTTTGCGAACTGTTTGAATACAAAGGGTAA
- a CDS encoding TAXI family TRAP transporter solute-binding subunit, whose translation MAFTKLIKVGAIAAAVMGTGAVNAQEFITIGTGSVTGVYYPTGGAICKLVNKGRKEHNIRCSVESTGGSIYNVNTIRSGELDFGVVQSDWQYHGYNGTSKFEQQGPYNKLRAMFSLHTEPFNIIARSDAGIENVSDLKGKRVNIGNPGSGDRATMGVVMDAMGWTNDSFKLASELKGSERSQALCDNKIDAFIYMVGHPNGSIKEATTSCDAKLVSATGAEIDKIVTDNPYYAYSTVPAGMYRGTDVDVNSFGVAATMVTTSDVSDEVAYNVAKAVFENFDTFKRLHPAFANLKKEDMVQAGLSIPLHPGAEKYYKEVGLLK comes from the coding sequence ATGGCATTTACAAAGCTGATTAAAGTAGGGGCAATTGCTGCTGCAGTTATGGGAACAGGTGCAGTAAACGCACAAGAGTTTATTACGATTGGTACTGGTTCGGTAACTGGTGTTTACTACCCTACCGGTGGTGCAATTTGTAAACTGGTAAACAAAGGACGTAAAGAGCACAACATTCGTTGTTCAGTTGAGTCAACGGGTGGTTCTATCTACAACGTAAATACGATTCGTTCTGGTGAACTTGACTTTGGTGTTGTTCAGTCTGACTGGCAGTACCATGGCTACAACGGGACAAGCAAGTTTGAGCAGCAAGGTCCATACAACAAGCTTCGCGCGATGTTCTCTCTTCACACAGAACCTTTCAACATTATCGCTCGTTCAGACGCTGGTATTGAAAACGTATCTGACCTAAAAGGCAAACGTGTCAACATCGGTAACCCTGGTTCTGGTGACCGCGCGACAATGGGCGTGGTAATGGATGCAATGGGTTGGACAAACGACAGCTTCAAGCTTGCTTCTGAGCTAAAAGGCTCAGAGCGTTCACAAGCCCTATGTGACAACAAGATTGACGCGTTCATCTACATGGTTGGCCACCCGAACGGTTCAATCAAAGAAGCGACAACGTCTTGTGACGCTAAACTCGTCTCAGCGACAGGCGCTGAGATCGATAAGATTGTTACAGACAACCCATACTACGCATACAGCACAGTACCTGCTGGCATGTACCGTGGTACTGATGTCGATGTAAATAGCTTTGGTGTCGCGGCGACGATGGTAACGACATCAGATGTCTCTGACGAAGTTGCATACAATGTTGCAAAAGCGGTCTTCGAGAACTTCGATACGTTCAAGCGTCTTCACCCTGCCTTCGCTAATCTGAAAAAAGAAGACATGGTACAAGCGGGTCTTTCTATCCCACTACACCCAGGCGCAGAGAAATACTACAAAGAAGTTGGCCTACTTAAGTAA
- a CDS encoding TRAP transporter permease, with product MTTNNTPSQDVQDMVAQADTGARSPAGIQGRILWFVPLCWSLFQLWYASPLPFIFDFAVLNDTQARAIHLTFAIFLAFTAYPALKNSPRDHIPLVDWVLALAGSFSAAYIYLFYAELAGRSGAPTTPDIVFAVIGMVLLLEATRRALGPPLMVVAAVFLTYTFAGPHMPDVIAHKGASLNKAMSHLWLTTEGVFGVALGVSTSFVFLFVLFGAMLERAGAGAYFIKVAFSLLGHMKGGPAKAAVVASGLSGLVSGSSIANVVTTGTFTIPLMKRVGFPGTKAGAVEVAASTNGQLTPPIMGAAAFLMVEYVGISYVEVIKAALLPALISYIALIYIVHLEACKAGMTGLPRRHNPTLVQSLLSFTGTILGLCVISAAVYYGVGWTKDVFGAAATPIVTVALLVAYLGLLKVSANHMKDGQIEIDAELTEVPDPGPTIKSGLHFLLPIVVLVWCLTVERFSPGLSAFWATVFMIFILITQRPIMAIMARTNDVAEQAKAGGIDLVESLVNGARNMIGIGVATAAAGTVVGVVTLTGIGLVMTDFVEFISGGSIILVLIFTAIISLILGMGLPTTANYIVVSTLMAPVIVTLGAAHGLIIPLIAVHLFVFYFGILADDTPPVGLAAFAAAAIAKSDPIRTGIQGFTYDIRTAILPFMFVFNTQLLMMGVDTWWHLALTVISSIIAMLLFSAATQGWWFTRNKWWETILLLALTFTFFRPGFWWDMVYPAQEIRPGTELSQVVETLPVGEAVRLEVAGETLDGRYVEKTVKLPFEDKALGAEDRIASMGLMLIKDEGKMIVDMVEFGSPAEASGIDFDWEIKSIVQKADRPMKEWVFLPTLLIVFLMGWNQLRRARKEQVSA from the coding sequence ATGACGACGAATAATACTCCGTCTCAAGATGTGCAAGATATGGTGGCGCAAGCCGACACCGGCGCTCGCAGTCCTGCTGGTATTCAGGGACGTATTCTGTGGTTCGTGCCACTTTGCTGGTCACTATTCCAACTGTGGTATGCCTCACCACTGCCTTTTATTTTTGACTTTGCGGTATTAAACGACACTCAAGCACGAGCAATTCATCTCACCTTTGCTATTTTCCTTGCCTTTACCGCTTACCCTGCACTGAAGAACTCTCCACGAGACCACATCCCATTGGTCGATTGGGTGCTCGCTTTAGCAGGTAGTTTCTCTGCAGCTTATATCTACCTCTTTTATGCCGAACTGGCTGGTCGCTCCGGTGCGCCAACAACACCAGATATCGTGTTTGCGGTTATCGGTATGGTGCTACTGCTAGAAGCAACGCGTAGAGCATTGGGTCCACCTCTTATGGTCGTGGCTGCCGTATTTCTTACCTACACCTTTGCTGGCCCTCATATGCCAGATGTCATCGCCCATAAAGGAGCAAGCTTGAACAAAGCAATGTCTCACCTATGGCTAACGACGGAAGGTGTATTCGGTGTTGCCCTTGGCGTATCGACCTCCTTTGTATTCTTGTTTGTTCTCTTTGGCGCGATGTTAGAGCGTGCTGGTGCGGGCGCTTACTTTATTAAGGTTGCTTTCTCACTTCTAGGCCATATGAAAGGTGGTCCAGCGAAAGCAGCCGTCGTCGCCTCTGGTTTGTCTGGGCTGGTCTCTGGCTCATCGATTGCAAATGTTGTGACGACAGGGACCTTTACGATTCCGTTGATGAAACGCGTTGGCTTTCCCGGCACCAAAGCAGGTGCCGTTGAAGTCGCAGCATCAACAAATGGACAATTAACCCCACCTATCATGGGGGCGGCAGCTTTCCTTATGGTGGAGTACGTTGGCATCTCTTACGTTGAGGTCATTAAAGCCGCTCTATTACCTGCTCTTATTTCCTACATTGCACTGATCTACATTGTGCACTTAGAAGCCTGTAAGGCTGGTATGACTGGGCTTCCACGCCGTCACAACCCCACCCTAGTTCAAAGTCTCCTGTCGTTCACTGGCACCATACTTGGCCTGTGCGTAATCAGTGCAGCGGTATACTATGGCGTAGGTTGGACTAAAGATGTGTTTGGCGCAGCAGCAACACCTATCGTCACTGTCGCACTACTCGTCGCGTATCTTGGTCTACTGAAAGTCTCGGCCAATCATATGAAAGATGGTCAAATCGAGATTGATGCCGAGCTAACAGAAGTGCCAGATCCTGGTCCAACGATCAAATCAGGTCTGCACTTCCTGCTGCCTATTGTCGTGTTGGTTTGGTGCCTAACGGTTGAACGCTTCTCTCCAGGCTTATCGGCATTCTGGGCGACGGTGTTCATGATCTTTATCCTGATCACTCAGCGTCCGATCATGGCTATCATGGCAAGAACCAACGATGTCGCTGAACAAGCAAAAGCGGGTGGTATCGATCTGGTTGAGAGTCTGGTTAACGGTGCTCGTAACATGATTGGTATCGGCGTTGCGACAGCGGCTGCGGGTACGGTGGTTGGTGTTGTGACACTAACTGGTATTGGCTTGGTGATGACTGACTTCGTTGAGTTCATCTCCGGTGGTAGCATCATCCTAGTGCTGATCTTCACTGCGATCATCAGCTTGATTCTGGGTATGGGCTTGCCAACCACAGCGAACTACATCGTTGTTTCAACGCTAATGGCCCCGGTTATCGTCACATTGGGTGCGGCGCACGGACTGATTATCCCGCTCATTGCTGTTCACCTGTTTGTATTCTACTTCGGCATCTTAGCAGATGATACGCCCCCCGTTGGTCTGGCCGCTTTTGCTGCAGCCGCGATTGCCAAGTCAGACCCTATCCGTACCGGTATCCAAGGTTTCACCTATGATATCCGTACCGCAATCCTTCCGTTTATGTTCGTATTCAATACGCAACTACTCATGATGGGGGTCGATACATGGTGGCACCTAGCACTCACCGTGATCTCATCCATCATTGCAATGCTACTCTTCTCGGCAGCAACGCAAGGTTGGTGGTTTACTCGCAACAAGTGGTGGGAGACTATTCTACTGTTAGCACTGACATTCACCTTCTTCCGCCCTGGTTTTTGGTGGGATATGGTCTACCCTGCACAAGAGATCCGTCCTGGTACAGAGTTGAGCCAAGTGGTAGAGACACTTCCTGTCGGTGAAGCGGTTCGATTAGAGGTTGCTGGCGAAACCCTCGATGGACGCTACGTTGAGAAAACGGTCAAATTACCATTTGAGGATAAAGCCTTAGGAGCAGAGGATCGTATCGCCTCTATGGGCCTAATGCTGATCAAAGACGAAGGCAAAATGATCGTCGATATGGTGGAGTTCGGCAGCCCTGCTGAGGCTTCCGGTATTGATTTCGATTGGGAGATCAAATCAATCGTGCAAAAAGCAGATAGGCCTATGAAGGAGTGGGTTTTCCTTCCAACCCTACTGATTGTTTTCTTGATGGGCTGGAATCAATTACGTCGCGCTCGCAAGGAGCAAGTTAGCGCCTAA
- a CDS encoding symmetrical bis(5'-nucleosyl)-tetraphosphatase: MKHTANYIVGDIQGCHDELLLLLKQVNFNYRTDKLWISGDLVARGPKSLETLRFAYQHQDCVQIVLGNHDLHLLAVSLGIKKVKDKDRTAPIFSAPDRAELLEWLRRQPLLAEHPEFVMSHAGIPPSWSLDTARIEARNVENILQSDQFSWLMENMYQNQPDQWDPKRQGLERTIYAINGFTRMRFVFPDGRLDMACKLPPSEIDDQSLMPWFQWPHRVPIDKNVIFGHWAALQGYQGNGLYGLDTGCVWGGHLTLLHWESQRIYTQQALAASA, from the coding sequence GTGAAGCACACTGCCAATTACATCGTTGGTGACATTCAAGGCTGTCACGACGAGCTACTTCTTCTGCTCAAGCAAGTTAATTTCAACTACCGCACTGATAAGTTATGGATTTCCGGCGACCTTGTCGCTCGCGGCCCTAAGTCACTTGAGACGTTGCGCTTTGCATACCAGCACCAAGATTGCGTGCAAATTGTGCTTGGAAATCATGATTTACACCTATTAGCGGTTTCTCTGGGCATCAAAAAAGTCAAAGATAAAGACCGAACCGCCCCTATTTTCTCTGCACCAGATCGCGCAGAGTTACTAGAGTGGTTGCGTCGGCAACCTTTACTCGCAGAGCATCCAGAATTTGTTATGAGCCATGCTGGCATTCCTCCTAGCTGGAGTCTAGACACAGCGAGAATCGAGGCACGCAACGTAGAAAACATTCTACAAAGTGACCAGTTTTCCTGGCTGATGGAAAACATGTATCAAAACCAGCCTGATCAATGGGACCCTAAACGACAAGGCCTAGAGCGCACCATCTACGCCATCAATGGTTTTACGCGCATGCGCTTTGTTTTTCCAGACGGAAGACTGGATATGGCTTGTAAGCTTCCACCCAGTGAGATTGATGATCAATCCCTGATGCCTTGGTTTCAATGGCCACATCGAGTGCCCATTGATAAAAACGTCATTTTTGGCCACTGGGCAGCACTGCAAGGATATCAAGGCAATGGGCTCTATGGCTTAGATACTGGCTGTGTGTGGGGTGGACACCTAACCCTTCTCCATTGGGAATCTCAGCGCATTTATACTCAGCAAGCGCTAGCCGCAAGTGCCTAG
- a CDS encoding threonine/serine exporter family protein encodes MMSLMFGLVEDMLLASVPAIGFAMVFNVPQKALIYCGIGGAIGHGSRYLMMHFGLPIEWATFLAAALVSVIGIHWSQRFLAHPKVFTVAAMIPMVPGVFAFKAMIALIELHSVGYSESLMAVLAENFLTAIFIIAALAIGLAVPGLLFYRRKPII; translated from the coding sequence ATGATGTCACTGATGTTTGGATTAGTGGAAGATATGTTGTTGGCCTCCGTGCCCGCGATTGGTTTTGCAATGGTGTTCAATGTGCCTCAGAAAGCGTTAATCTATTGTGGTATCGGTGGTGCAATAGGGCATGGCTCTCGCTATTTGATGATGCACTTTGGGTTACCAATTGAGTGGGCAACGTTTCTTGCTGCAGCTCTAGTGAGTGTGATTGGTATTCATTGGTCACAGCGTTTTCTCGCCCACCCTAAGGTGTTCACTGTAGCGGCAATGATCCCAATGGTTCCGGGGGTGTTTGCCTTTAAAGCGATGATCGCCTTGATTGAGCTGCATTCGGTTGGCTACTCAGAGTCGCTAATGGCGGTGCTAGCGGAGAATTTCTTGACTGCCATCTTTATTATTGCTGCATTAGCCATTGGTCTGGCAGTGCCTGGGCTGCTATTCTATCGCCGAAAACCCATAATTTAA
- the folA gene encoding type 3 dihydrofolate reductase, translating into MIISMIAAMADDRIIGKDNQMPWHLPADFAWFKRCTLGKPIVMGRKTYDSIGRPLPGRLNIVITRDTELQIEGVTVVQSVEQAIEVAGDVEELMIIGGGSIYQACLPMASRLYLTFIKADVDGDTRFPQWDDGFKRVSQESYSADEKNAYDMDFVVLEKAQ; encoded by the coding sequence ATGATCATTAGTATGATTGCCGCGATGGCAGACGATCGCATTATTGGTAAAGATAATCAGATGCCATGGCATTTGCCGGCTGATTTTGCTTGGTTTAAACGCTGTACGCTAGGTAAGCCTATTGTCATGGGGAGAAAAACCTATGACTCTATCGGACGCCCACTACCTGGTCGTTTGAACATAGTGATTACCCGTGACACTGAGTTGCAAATTGAAGGTGTGACGGTGGTTCAATCGGTTGAGCAAGCCATTGAGGTCGCTGGCGATGTTGAAGAGCTGATGATCATTGGCGGGGGCAGTATCTACCAAGCATGCTTGCCAATGGCGAGTCGTCTTTACTTAACGTTTATCAAAGCGGATGTTGACGGGGATACACGTTTCCCGCAATGGGATGATGGCTTTAAACGAGTGTCGCAAGAGTCATATTCTGCAGATGAAAAGAATGCCTACGATATGGACTTTGTCGTATTAGAAAAAGCGCAGTAG
- the rpmA gene encoding 50S ribosomal protein L27, giving the protein MAHKKAGGSTRNGRDSESKRLGVKRFGGESVLAGNIIVRQRGTKFHAGNNVGIGKDHTLFALTEGKVKFEVKGPKNRKFVSIEAE; this is encoded by the coding sequence ATGGCACACAAAAAAGCTGGTGGTTCTACTCGTAACGGCCGCGATTCAGAAAGCAAACGCCTAGGTGTTAAGCGTTTCGGTGGTGAATCTGTTCTTGCAGGTAACATCATCGTTCGTCAACGTGGTACTAAGTTCCACGCTGGTAACAACGTAGGTATCGGTAAAGACCACACTCTTTTCGCTCTTACTGAAGGTAAAGTGAAATTTGAAGTTAAAGGTCCTAAAAACCGTAAATTCGTTAGCATCGAAGCTGAGTAA
- the rplU gene encoding 50S ribosomal protein L21 produces the protein MYAVFQSGGKQHRVSEGQTLRLEKLDVETGATVEFDKVLLVANGEDIQVGAPLVEGGKVVAEVVQHGRGDKVKIVKFRRRKHSRKQAGHRQWFTEVKITGINA, from the coding sequence ATGTACGCTGTTTTCCAATCTGGTGGTAAACAACACCGTGTAAGCGAAGGTCAAACTCTTCGTTTAGAGAAATTAGACGTTGAAACTGGTGCAACTGTTGAATTTGATAAAGTTCTACTTGTTGCTAACGGTGAAGACATTCAAGTTGGTGCTCCTCTAGTAGAGGGTGGCAAAGTTGTAGCAGAAGTTGTACAACACGGTCGTGGCGATAAAGTTAAAATCGTCAAGTTCCGTCGTCGTAAGCATTCTCGCAAGCAAGCTGGTCACCGTCAGTGGTTCACTGAAGTGAAAATCACTGGCATCAACGCTTAA
- a CDS encoding threonine/serine exporter family protein: MDSKQREISRLIAQAGQMLLAHGAESTLVSTVMRRIGIAAGVSEVEVALSADALVVTTVMNEHCVTTTRSCADRGINMRVITQIQRICIMMEKGILDYHMAKEQLNRISPERYNRWLVVVMIGFSCACFSRLAGGDAGVFVMTFIASAFGMIVRQELGHRHFNPLLNFAATAFVTSTISAQAVIFSIGNQPTIAMASSVLMLVPGLPLINAVADMLKGHINMGIARFMMASLLTLATSVGIVASMSLTGIWGWMGS, translated from the coding sequence ATGGACAGCAAGCAGCGAGAGATATCGCGTTTAATTGCCCAAGCAGGGCAGATGTTACTTGCCCATGGTGCAGAGAGCACCTTAGTGAGCACTGTCATGCGCCGTATTGGTATTGCAGCAGGCGTTAGTGAAGTTGAGGTCGCCCTCTCTGCTGATGCGCTCGTGGTGACAACTGTCATGAATGAGCATTGCGTGACTACAACGCGAAGCTGCGCCGATCGCGGCATCAATATGCGTGTTATCACTCAGATTCAGCGTATCTGCATCATGATGGAGAAGGGAATTCTTGATTACCACATGGCGAAAGAGCAGCTTAATCGAATTAGCCCAGAACGCTACAACCGATGGTTAGTCGTGGTAATGATCGGTTTCTCTTGTGCCTGCTTTAGCCGTTTAGCCGGTGGTGATGCGGGGGTATTTGTGATGACGTTTATCGCGTCAGCTTTCGGTATGATAGTACGGCAGGAGCTAGGCCATCGTCATTTTAATCCTTTGCTTAACTTTGCTGCTACCGCCTTTGTCACCTCGACCATCTCCGCTCAAGCCGTGATCTTCTCTATTGGCAATCAACCAACCATCGCAATGGCCTCATCAGTGTTGATGTTAGTTCCCGGCCTGCCGTTGATTAACGCCGTTGCAGATATGCTCAAGGGGCACATAAACATGGGAATTGCCCGCTTTATGATGGCGAGTCTGCTTACATTGGCAACCAGTGTTGGCATTGTTGCTTCAATGAGTCTTACCGGTATTTGGGGGTGGATGGGATCATGA